A region from the Geobacillus vulcani PSS1 genome encodes:
- the dinG gene encoding ATP-dependent DNA helicase DinG, whose product MATRFVIIDLETTGNGPKKGDRIIQLGMAVVEDGLIVERFASFFNPEQPIPLFIQQLTNINEQMVEGAPLFADKAGEIAAMMHGAYFVAHNVDFDLPFLQAELERAGWPPFAGPTIDTVELARIVLPTAESYKLGDLARQLGLHHDRPHQADSDAEVTAKLFIALLERLHRLPLMTLEQLRRFARHLKSDIYLLLDAVIAEKRNKAPADRAVAVYRGIALKKSAPEPDESDRRRRPALASFAAFCEQEPPLPLPGYQRRAGQWEMMRLVYEALSTSQHALIEAGTGLGKSLAYLIPAAFFACEQQERVVISTHTLQLQEQLIRRDWPVLRQIAPFPLRIAVLKGKQNYLSLDKFASFLSEPSDTYDAALLKCQMLVWLLETDSGDLDELNVSSGARLLLSALAIGEEEDGGRHHFFARAKERSEQADVVITNHALLLHDLTGPAPLLPPFRHLIIDEAHRLEDAAARCFGEQIDYVSFRLLTAKIAQTIAKWLEAEQATPNGALVRCQRRLEELQFEGDELFRLLRRYALDKRPARAGRCRYRFSPTDEQSRAWQAAVELCWRLRDLTALLFAEVKPLLSADASGDFPPSALLSADLAALNRQMVALVRLLTEKEPGVVRWIEADEKGAANAVRLYSQPVDLADFFADQLFMKKRSVVLTSATLTVRGQFTYMAERLGLEDFYPLCRLFPPPFRYEEQAALFVPADMPLVSAVPLEDYAEAVAASVLVIARRLGRRVLVLFPSYELLKLTVDALKTEEEGEPFVLIAQGVQSGSPAKLLRTFLQFEHAVLFGTSSFWEGVDLPGSALDVLVIARLPFAPPDDPVMEAKSERIRLGGGDPFSELALPEAVLRFKQGFGRLIRTEDDKGAVFVLDRRLMVSPYGADFLASLPPLSVHEGVLSELLDKAETWLT is encoded by the coding sequence ATGGCAACGCGTTTTGTCATCATTGATTTAGAGACAACCGGAAATGGACCGAAAAAAGGCGATCGGATCATTCAGCTCGGCATGGCGGTCGTCGAAGATGGCCTGATTGTCGAGCGGTTTGCCAGCTTTTTTAACCCGGAACAGCCTATTCCGCTGTTCATTCAGCAGCTGACGAACATCAACGAACAGATGGTCGAAGGAGCGCCGCTGTTTGCTGACAAGGCGGGCGAGATCGCCGCCATGATGCACGGTGCTTACTTTGTCGCCCATAACGTTGACTTTGATTTGCCGTTTTTGCAGGCCGAGCTTGAACGGGCTGGCTGGCCGCCGTTTGCCGGTCCGACGATTGATACGGTCGAGCTCGCCCGCATCGTACTGCCGACTGCCGAAAGCTATAAGCTCGGGGATTTGGCGAGACAGCTCGGCCTTCACCACGATCGTCCGCATCAAGCGGACAGCGATGCGGAAGTGACTGCCAAGCTGTTCATCGCCTTGCTTGAGCGGCTGCACCGTCTGCCGCTCATGACGCTTGAGCAACTGCGCCGCTTCGCCCGCCATTTGAAAAGCGATATTTATTTGCTCCTTGATGCGGTCATCGCTGAAAAGCGGAACAAGGCGCCGGCCGACCGCGCTGTCGCCGTATACCGCGGCATTGCGTTGAAAAAATCGGCGCCGGAGCCGGACGAGAGCGACCGGCGCCGGCGCCCCGCTTTGGCTTCATTCGCTGCCTTTTGCGAACAGGAGCCGCCCCTTCCGCTTCCCGGCTATCAACGGCGTGCGGGGCAGTGGGAGATGATGCGGCTCGTTTATGAGGCGCTGTCGACGTCCCAGCACGCGCTCATTGAAGCAGGGACCGGACTTGGCAAATCGCTTGCCTATTTAATTCCCGCTGCTTTTTTTGCCTGTGAGCAGCAAGAGCGGGTCGTCATCAGCACACACACCCTCCAGCTGCAGGAGCAGCTCATTCGCCGCGATTGGCCGGTATTGCGGCAAATCGCGCCGTTTCCGCTCCGCATTGCTGTTTTGAAAGGAAAGCAAAATTACTTATCCCTTGACAAGTTCGCGTCGTTTTTGTCGGAGCCGTCTGACACGTACGATGCGGCGCTCTTGAAATGTCAGATGCTCGTTTGGTTGCTTGAGACCGACAGCGGCGACTTGGACGAATTGAATGTGTCATCCGGCGCCCGTCTCCTATTGTCAGCACTTGCCATCGGTGAAGAGGAAGACGGTGGGCGGCATCATTTTTTCGCCCGGGCGAAAGAGCGTTCCGAACAGGCGGATGTGGTCATTACCAACCATGCGCTTTTGCTTCATGATTTGACCGGCCCGGCGCCGCTTTTGCCGCCGTTTCGTCATCTGATCATCGATGAGGCGCACCGGCTTGAAGATGCCGCCGCTCGGTGTTTTGGCGAGCAGATTGACTATGTGTCGTTTCGCCTGCTGACCGCCAAAATCGCGCAGACGATCGCGAAATGGCTAGAAGCGGAACAGGCCACACCGAATGGGGCTCTTGTCCGTTGCCAGCGGCGCCTTGAGGAGCTGCAGTTTGAAGGGGACGAGCTGTTCCGCCTGTTGCGCCGCTATGCGTTGGACAAAAGGCCAGCTCGCGCTGGACGTTGCCGCTATCGCTTTTCGCCGACGGACGAACAGAGCCGGGCGTGGCAGGCGGCGGTGGAGTTATGTTGGCGTCTGCGCGATTTGACAGCGTTGTTATTCGCTGAAGTGAAGCCGCTCCTATCCGCTGATGCGAGTGGCGATTTCCCCCCGTCCGCCTTGCTGTCGGCCGATTTGGCGGCTCTCAATCGGCAAATGGTTGCGCTTGTGCGTTTGCTGACTGAAAAGGAGCCGGGTGTCGTCCGGTGGATCGAGGCGGATGAAAAAGGGGCGGCGAACGCTGTCCGCCTTTACTCGCAGCCGGTTGACCTTGCTGATTTTTTCGCCGATCAACTGTTTATGAAAAAACGGAGCGTCGTGTTGACGTCGGCGACGCTCACTGTCCGCGGCCAGTTCACGTATATGGCCGAGCGCCTCGGCCTTGAGGATTTTTATCCACTTTGCCGCTTGTTTCCGCCGCCGTTTCGTTACGAGGAGCAGGCCGCGCTCTTCGTGCCGGCGGACATGCCCCTCGTTTCTGCCGTGCCGCTTGAAGATTACGCTGAGGCGGTCGCCGCTTCGGTGCTTGTGATCGCCCGACGCCTTGGACGGCGGGTGCTTGTGTTGTTTCCTTCGTATGAATTGTTGAAACTGACGGTTGATGCGTTGAAGACCGAGGAAGAAGGCGAGCCGTTTGTTTTGATCGCTCAAGGGGTGCAAAGCGGCAGTCCGGCAAAGCTTTTGCGGACGTTTTTACAGTTTGAGCATGCGGTGTTGTTTGGGACGAGCAGCTTTTGGGAAGGGGTCGATCTGCCAGGTTCAGCGCTCGACGTGCTTGTCATCGCACGCTTGCCGTTTGCGCCTCCGGACGATCCAGTGATGGAGGCAAAAAGCGAGCGCATTCGCTTAGGGGGCGGCGATCCGTTTTCTGAGCTGGCCCTTCCTGAGGCCGTGCTTCGTTTTAAGCAGGGGTTTGGCCGTCTCATTCGCACTGAAGACGACAAAGGGGCTGTATTTGTGCTGGATCGGCGGCTGATGGTCTCTCCATACGGAGCGGATTTTCTCGCCTCCTTGCCTCCGCTTTCCGTGCATGAGGGCGTGCTTTCTGAGCTGCTCGACAAGGCGGAAACTTGGCTTACTTAA
- a CDS encoding PBP1A family penicillin-binding protein, translating into MSGEYRSRVERKQAAKQTKQKKVKTKKGTAWLKTIAIAILFIIAIAAVGGVAAFAYFVKDAPPLDEAKIKDPLSSIVYDMNGKKVAELGGYKRTYISYKDVPKVLEDAVLATEDARFYEHHGIDVVRLAGAVLANIKEGFGAEGGSTITQQVVKMTFLSPEKTLKRKAQEAWLALQLEQKYSKHEILEMYLNKIYYSDGIYGVARAAEYYFGKTDLKKLTLPEAALLAGMPQSPNRYNPYDHPEAAKKRRDTVLSLMVKHGFISREEAEKAKQVPIQSMLAERKKPQSSVPYDAFIDEVIKEVTDKANVNVFEDGLKIYTTLDQDVQTYVEKLLNSDNYFTNKKDLQSGIAVVDTKTGAIRALGGGRHRDHVEFGFNYAIKPVGQPGSTIKPILDYGPAIEYLKWSTAHILVDEPYTYSDGTPIRNAGGGYMGPITLRTALAKSRNIPALKTFQAVGKERAMEFANRLGMGFSEVYEPYAIGGVSNYVSPLQMAGAYTAFGNNGIYTKPYAVTKIVFPDGTEMDLQPKPKRVMHDYTAYMITDVLKTVIRSGTGILANVPGLELAGKTGTTNYGEDGAKFGLQRDDVPDSWIVGYTPNYTAAIWVGFSKRSSTAKLSIEEQKIPKYLLKNLMSHIDDGSGEFKQPDSVVKLPIKKGTNPPKLAGKYTPESEITYELFVRGTEPTETANDEPEELPAVKDLTATYDQVANMLSISWSYAEQTDDTVFEVRIKDSKGQTNTVTTKERSITIGNPEPGATYTIAVYAKDGERMSKPAITSVHVPGGENQTPAPQQPGDNNQNNGGQNGGTDQGNSGNNGNENGQGNNNEQNGGASGGQENGNSGGTNTNNGQTDGTNNQGTNNQGTNNQGTNSSGQTNGTNGGTGSNGGALPVSPPLKNGSRAGFGSRP; encoded by the coding sequence ATGTCTGGTGAGTATCGTTCTCGCGTGGAACGAAAGCAGGCAGCGAAACAAACGAAACAGAAGAAAGTGAAAACGAAAAAAGGGACCGCTTGGCTAAAAACAATCGCCATTGCGATATTGTTCATCATTGCAATCGCCGCTGTCGGCGGCGTGGCAGCGTTCGCCTACTTCGTCAAGGACGCGCCCCCGCTTGATGAAGCAAAAATTAAAGATCCGCTCTCTTCCATCGTGTACGATATGAATGGGAAGAAAGTCGCCGAACTTGGCGGCTACAAGCGGACATACATTTCATATAAAGACGTGCCCAAAGTGCTTGAAGATGCCGTGCTGGCAACGGAAGACGCCCGCTTTTATGAACATCACGGCATCGATGTCGTCCGCTTGGCTGGCGCCGTCCTTGCCAACATCAAGGAAGGATTTGGTGCGGAAGGCGGCAGCACGATCACCCAGCAAGTCGTCAAAATGACGTTTTTGTCGCCAGAAAAGACGTTGAAGCGAAAAGCGCAAGAGGCATGGCTCGCGCTGCAGCTTGAACAGAAATATTCAAAGCATGAAATTTTGGAAATGTATTTGAACAAAATTTATTATTCCGACGGCATTTATGGCGTCGCGCGGGCCGCTGAATATTATTTTGGCAAGACAGACTTGAAAAAGCTTACCCTTCCGGAAGCGGCGCTGTTAGCCGGCATGCCGCAAAGTCCAAACCGGTATAATCCGTATGACCATCCAGAAGCCGCGAAAAAACGGCGCGATACCGTATTGTCGCTCATGGTGAAACATGGCTTTATCAGCCGGGAAGAAGCGGAAAAAGCGAAACAAGTGCCGATCCAGTCGATGCTCGCTGAGCGGAAAAAACCGCAAAGCTCCGTGCCGTATGACGCTTTCATTGACGAAGTGATCAAAGAAGTGACCGACAAAGCGAACGTCAACGTCTTTGAAGATGGGCTGAAAATTTATACTACGCTCGACCAAGACGTTCAAACATACGTAGAAAAGCTATTAAACTCTGACAACTACTTTACCAATAAGAAAGATCTGCAATCCGGCATCGCCGTCGTCGACACAAAAACAGGCGCCATTCGCGCGTTAGGCGGCGGGCGCCACCGCGATCACGTCGAATTTGGCTTCAACTACGCCATCAAACCGGTCGGCCAGCCCGGTTCGACGATCAAGCCGATTTTGGATTACGGTCCAGCGATCGAATATTTAAAATGGTCAACGGCGCACATTCTCGTTGACGAGCCGTATACGTATTCAGACGGAACGCCGATCCGCAACGCCGGCGGGGGATATATGGGTCCAATCACCTTGCGGACAGCACTGGCAAAATCGCGCAACATTCCGGCGTTAAAAACGTTCCAAGCCGTCGGCAAAGAACGGGCGATGGAGTTTGCCAATCGTCTTGGCATGGGCTTTAGTGAAGTATATGAGCCATATGCGATCGGGGGAGTATCCAACTATGTGTCACCGTTGCAAATGGCCGGCGCCTACACAGCCTTTGGCAACAACGGGATTTACACCAAGCCGTATGCCGTGACGAAAATCGTCTTCCCAGACGGTACAGAAATGGATTTGCAGCCAAAACCGAAACGGGTGATGCACGACTATACTGCTTATATGATCACCGACGTACTGAAAACGGTCATCCGTTCCGGAACTGGTATATTAGCGAATGTCCCAGGGCTTGAGCTCGCAGGCAAAACAGGAACGACGAACTACGGCGAAGACGGCGCCAAATTTGGCCTCCAAAGAGACGATGTGCCGGACAGCTGGATTGTCGGTTATACGCCAAACTATACGGCGGCTATTTGGGTTGGCTTCAGCAAGCGAAGCAGCACGGCAAAACTTAGTATAGAGGAACAAAAAATCCCGAAATACTTGTTGAAAAACTTAATGTCCCATATCGATGACGGCAGTGGGGAATTCAAACAACCGGACAGCGTCGTCAAGCTGCCGATCAAAAAAGGCACGAACCCGCCGAAGCTCGCCGGCAAATACACGCCGGAAAGCGAAATTACGTACGAACTATTTGTGCGCGGCACCGAACCGACGGAAACGGCAAACGACGAGCCGGAAGAGCTGCCGGCGGTGAAAGATTTGACTGCCACGTACGATCAAGTGGCCAACATGCTCTCTATCTCTTGGTCCTACGCTGAACAAACGGATGATACGGTTTTTGAAGTGCGCATCAAAGACAGCAAAGGCCAAACCAACACGGTCACAACGAAAGAACGGTCCATCACGATTGGAAATCCGGAGCCAGGCGCTACCTACACGATCGCCGTGTACGCGAAAGACGGCGAACGAATGAGCAAACCGGCCATTACCAGCGTTCATGTCCCCGGCGGAGAAAATCAAACTCCCGCACCACAACAACCGGGCGACAATAACCAAAACAACGGCGGGCAAAACGGCGGCACCGATCAAGGCAACAGCGGGAATAACGGAAACGAAAACGGCCAGGGGAACAACAATGAACAAAACGGCGGCGCGAGCGGCGGACAAGAAAATGGCAACAGCGGCGGGACCAACACAAACAATGGCCAAACGGATGGAACAAACAATCAAGGAACAAACAACCAAGGAACAAACAACCAAGGAACGAACAGCAGCGGACAAACGAACGGCACGAACGGCGGCACCGGCTCAAACGGCGGAGCGTTGCCTGTCTCCCCGCCGTTAAAAAACGGATCCAGAGCAGGCTTCGGAAGCCGTCCATAA
- the asnS gene encoding asparagine--tRNA ligase, with product MKTTIAEVNQYVGQQVTIGAWLANKRSSGKIVFLQLRDGTGFIQGVVEKANVSEEVFQRAKTLTQETSLYVTGTVRIDERSPFGYELSVADLQVIQEAVDYPITPKEHGIEFLMDHRHLWLRSRRQHAIMKIRNEVIRATYEFFNDRGFVKIDAPILTGSAPEGTTELFHTKYFDEEAYLSQSGQLYMEAAAMALGKVFSFGPTFRAEKSKTRRHLIEFWMVEPEMAFYEFEDNLRLQEEYVSYLVQSVLEHCRLELGRLGRDVSKLELVKPPFPRLTYDEAIKLLHEKGLTDIEWGDDFGAPHETAIAESFDKPVFITHYPTSLKPFYMQPDPNRPDVVLCADLIAPEGYGEIIGGSERIHDYELLKRRLEEHHLPLEAYEWYLDLRKYGSVPHSGFGLGLERTLAWICGVEHVRETIPFPRLLNRLYP from the coding sequence GTGAAAACGACGATTGCGGAAGTGAATCAATACGTAGGACAACAAGTGACGATCGGCGCTTGGCTCGCGAACAAGCGCTCAAGCGGGAAAATCGTCTTTTTGCAACTGCGCGACGGCACTGGCTTTATTCAAGGAGTCGTTGAAAAGGCGAACGTCTCGGAAGAAGTGTTTCAGCGCGCAAAAACATTGACGCAAGAAACGTCGCTCTATGTGACGGGCACGGTGCGCATTGACGAGCGCTCCCCATTTGGCTACGAGCTGTCGGTTGCCGATTTGCAAGTCATTCAAGAAGCGGTTGACTATCCGATTACGCCGAAAGAGCACGGCATCGAGTTTTTGATGGACCATCGCCATCTTTGGCTTCGGTCGCGGCGCCAACATGCGATCATGAAAATTCGCAACGAAGTCATCCGGGCGACGTATGAGTTTTTCAACGATCGTGGGTTTGTGAAAATCGACGCCCCGATTTTGACTGGCAGTGCACCGGAAGGAACGACCGAACTGTTTCATACGAAATATTTTGATGAGGAGGCCTATTTGTCGCAAAGCGGCCAACTCTATATGGAAGCGGCGGCGATGGCGCTCGGCAAAGTGTTCTCGTTCGGCCCGACGTTCCGCGCCGAAAAATCGAAAACACGCCGCCATTTAATTGAGTTTTGGATGGTGGAGCCGGAAATGGCGTTTTATGAGTTTGAAGACAATTTGCGACTGCAAGAAGAGTACGTCTCCTACCTTGTGCAGTCGGTGCTCGAGCATTGCCGGCTTGAACTCGGACGGCTCGGGCGCGACGTGTCGAAGCTCGAGTTGGTCAAACCGCCGTTTCCGCGCCTAACGTATGATGAGGCGATCAAGTTGCTGCATGAAAAAGGATTGACCGACATTGAATGGGGCGATGACTTCGGTGCGCCGCATGAGACGGCCATCGCTGAAAGTTTTGACAAACCGGTGTTCATCACCCACTATCCGACCTCTCTGAAGCCGTTTTATATGCAACCGGATCCGAACCGTCCCGACGTTGTGCTATGCGCCGATTTGATTGCGCCGGAAGGATACGGAGAAATCATTGGCGGCTCCGAGCGGATTCACGATTATGAGCTGCTCAAGCGCCGTCTGGAAGAGCACCATTTGCCGCTTGAAGCGTATGAATGGTATCTGGATTTGCGCAAATACGGTTCTGTGCCGCATTCTGGGTTCGGGCTCGGCCTTGAGCGCACCCTCGCTTGGATTTGCGGCGTTGAACATGTGCGCGAGACGATTCCGTTCCCGCGGCTGCTCAACCGGCTTTATCCGTAA
- a CDS encoding pyridoxal phosphate-dependent aminotransferase, translated as MKLAKRVASLTPSATLAITAKAKELKAAGYDVIGLGAGEPDFNTPKHIIEAAIKAMNEGHTKYTPSGGLPALKEEIIKKFARDQGLSYEPAEIIVCVGAKHALYTLFQVLLDEGDEVIIPTPYWVSYPEQVKLAGGIPVYVEGLEENNFKMTPEQLKAAITPRTKAVILNSPSNPTGMIYTAEELKALGEVCLAHGVLIVSDEIYEKLIYGGAKHVSIAELSPELKKQTVIINGVSKSHSMTGWRIGYAAGPKDIIQAMTDLASHSTSNPTSIAQYAAIAAYSGPQEPVEQMRQAFEERLNIIYDKLVQIPGFTCVKPQGAFYLFPNARKAADMAGCHTVDEFVAALLEEAKVALVPGSGFGAPDNVRLSYATSLEALETAVERICRFMEARA; from the coding sequence ATGAAACTGGCAAAACGGGTGGCGTCGCTGACGCCATCGGCGACATTGGCCATTACGGCGAAAGCAAAGGAACTGAAAGCGGCCGGATACGACGTGATCGGCTTAGGAGCCGGCGAACCGGATTTCAACACGCCTAAGCACATTATCGAGGCGGCGATCAAGGCGATGAATGAAGGGCATACGAAATATACGCCATCAGGCGGATTGCCGGCGTTAAAAGAGGAAATCATCAAAAAGTTTGCCCGCGATCAAGGGCTTTCGTACGAGCCGGCGGAAATCATCGTTTGTGTCGGGGCGAAGCACGCGCTTTATACGCTCTTTCAAGTGCTGCTTGATGAAGGCGATGAGGTCATCATTCCGACGCCGTATTGGGTGAGCTACCCGGAGCAAGTGAAGCTGGCGGGCGGCATTCCGGTTTATGTTGAGGGACTTGAGGAAAACAACTTTAAAATGACGCCGGAACAGTTGAAAGCGGCCATTACACCTCGGACCAAAGCGGTCATTCTCAATTCTCCGAGCAATCCGACCGGCATGATTTATACGGCCGAGGAGCTGAAAGCGCTCGGGGAAGTATGCTTGGCGCATGGCGTGTTGATCGTTTCGGACGAAATTTATGAAAAATTGATTTACGGCGGGGCGAAACATGTGTCGATCGCCGAGCTGTCGCCGGAGCTGAAGAAGCAGACGGTCATCATCAATGGCGTATCGAAATCGCACTCGATGACAGGGTGGCGCATCGGCTACGCGGCTGGACCGAAGGACATCATTCAAGCGATGACCGATTTAGCAAGCCATAGCACATCGAATCCGACATCGATCGCTCAATATGCGGCTATTGCCGCTTACAGCGGACCGCAGGAGCCGGTCGAACAAATGCGCCAAGCGTTTGAAGAACGGCTCAACATCATTTACGACAAACTTGTGCAAATTCCAGGCTTCACCTGCGTCAAACCGCAAGGAGCGTTTTATTTGTTCCCGAATGCCCGGAAGGCGGCGGATATGGCCGGCTGCCACACGGTCGATGAGTTCGTCGCCGCCTTGTTGGAGGAAGCGAAAGTCGCGCTCGTGCCCGGTTCTGGGTTTGGGGCGCCGGACAACGTCCGCTTGTCGTACGCGACCTCGCTTGAGGCGCTCGAGACAGCGGTCGAGCGCATCTGCCGGTTTATGGAAGCACGGGCCTAA
- the nth gene encoding endonuclease III produces the protein MLTKQQIRYCLDEMAKMFPDAHCELVHRNPFELLIAVVLSAQCTDALVNKVTKRLFEKYRTPHDYISVPLEELEQDIRSIGLYRNKARNIQKLCAMLIDKYNGEVPRDRDELMKLPGVGRKTANVVVSVAFGVPAIAVDTHVERVSKRLGFCRWDDSVLEVEKTLMKNIPKEEWSITHHRMIFFGRYHCKAQAPQCSACPLLHLCREGKKRMRKREEKMTNEK, from the coding sequence GTGCTGACAAAGCAACAAATCCGCTACTGTTTGGATGAGATGGCGAAAATGTTTCCGGATGCGCACTGCGAGCTGGTGCATCGCAATCCGTTTGAGCTGCTGATTGCAGTCGTTTTGTCGGCGCAATGCACTGATGCGCTCGTCAACAAGGTGACGAAACGGCTGTTTGAAAAATATCGGACGCCGCACGATTATATTTCCGTGCCGCTTGAGGAGCTCGAGCAAGATATCCGCTCGATCGGCTTATATCGGAACAAAGCGCGAAACATTCAAAAGCTGTGCGCGATGCTGATTGACAAGTACAACGGCGAAGTGCCGCGCGACCGCGATGAATTGATGAAGCTGCCGGGCGTCGGGCGCAAGACGGCGAACGTCGTTGTGTCCGTTGCGTTCGGCGTGCCGGCCATCGCGGTTGATACACACGTTGAGCGCGTCAGCAAACGGCTCGGCTTTTGCCGCTGGGATGACTCGGTTTTGGAAGTCGAGAAGACGCTGATGAAAAACATCCCAAAAGAAGAATGGTCGATCACCCACCATCGGATGATTTTTTTCGGCCGCTACCATTGCAAGGCGCAGGCGCCGCAATGTTCAGCATGTCCACTTCTTCACTTATGTCGTGAAGGAAAAAAACGAATGCGGAAACGAGAGGAAAAGATGACAAACGAGAAGTGA
- a CDS encoding cell wall elongation regulator TseB-like domain-containing protein gives MKKWGWFALLFFGFLIWQAWSIYNEAMAPKRLMVEHALARAKEAAGLADVKKVYTYYGDEACTVFIGRTKQGKAIVVWVPEKEGNVVVKRADSGISETEARAILQRDRRPRRIIDATLGMEKGVPLWELTYIDAEGRYSFYYLHFADGAFLKRYSFQQ, from the coding sequence ATGAAAAAGTGGGGTTGGTTCGCTCTGCTTTTTTTTGGATTCCTCATTTGGCAGGCATGGTCGATTTATAACGAGGCGATGGCGCCCAAACGGCTGATGGTGGAACATGCGTTGGCGCGGGCGAAGGAAGCCGCTGGGCTTGCTGATGTGAAGAAAGTCTATACATATTATGGCGACGAAGCGTGCACCGTATTCATCGGAAGAACGAAACAAGGGAAAGCGATCGTCGTTTGGGTGCCTGAAAAAGAAGGGAATGTCGTTGTCAAGCGCGCGGACAGCGGCATCAGCGAGACGGAAGCGCGTGCCATTTTGCAGCGCGATCGCCGTCCGCGGCGCATCATCGACGCGACGCTTGGCATGGAAAAAGGCGTGCCTCTTTGGGAGTTGACATATATTGATGCAGAGGGAAGGTATTCTTTTTATTACCTTCATTTTGCGGATGGGGCCTTTCTGAAGAGGTACAGTTTTCAACAGTGA
- a CDS encoding DnaD domain-containing protein: MEKKKVAEWLAQGSIAVPKLLLGHYKQLGLSEGELVLLLHMQSFFEEGVLFPTPAELAERMTVSAAECMDMVRRLLQKGMIAIEEHTDEQGIRNEKYTLEPLWEKLVHHLYTQAAQQGELGRQEEEESLYTVFEQEFGRPLSPFECETLAMWIDQDGHEPAIIKAALREAVLSGKLNFRYIDRILFEWKKNGIRTIEQAHDYGKKFRKPKLSSRSAKQTTGEFKQTIPFFNWLDS, from the coding sequence ATGGAAAAGAAAAAGGTGGCCGAATGGCTGGCGCAAGGAAGCATCGCCGTCCCGAAGCTGCTGCTTGGCCACTACAAGCAGCTTGGGTTGAGCGAGGGGGAGCTCGTCTTGCTTTTGCATATGCAGTCGTTTTTCGAAGAAGGCGTCTTGTTTCCGACGCCGGCCGAGCTGGCCGAAAGAATGACGGTCTCGGCAGCGGAGTGCATGGACATGGTGCGTCGGCTCTTGCAAAAAGGGATGATCGCTATTGAAGAGCATACGGATGAACAAGGCATTCGCAACGAAAAGTATACGCTTGAACCGCTTTGGGAGAAGCTAGTGCATCATTTGTACACCCAAGCGGCTCAACAGGGGGAACTCGGCCGGCAGGAGGAAGAGGAGAGCTTATATACTGTTTTTGAGCAGGAGTTTGGCCGCCCGCTCTCCCCGTTCGAGTGTGAAACGCTTGCGATGTGGATCGATCAAGACGGCCATGAGCCGGCCATCATTAAAGCGGCGCTGCGCGAAGCGGTGCTGTCGGGAAAGTTGAATTTCCGCTACATCGATCGCATTTTGTTTGAATGGAAAAAGAACGGCATTCGCACGATTGAACAAGCGCACGACTACGGCAAAAAGTTTCGCAAACCGAAATTGTCCTCCCGTTCGGCGAAACAGACGACGGGGGAATTTAAACAGACGATCCCGTTTTTCAACTGGCTTGACTCGTAA
- the recU gene encoding Holliday junction resolvase RecU translates to MTLKYPSGKEYRGNKPNATRRPTVDYANRGMTLEDDLNATNEYYREHGIAVIHKKPTPVQIVRVDYPKRSAAVITEAYFRQASTTDYNGVYRGKYIDFEAKETKNKTAFPLKNFHAHQIRHMEQVVAHGGICFAILRFSLLNETYLLDASHLIAWWNEQEAGGRKSIPKQEIEQHGHSIPLGYQPRIDYISVVDSVYFTR, encoded by the coding sequence ATGACACTCAAATACCCAAGCGGAAAAGAGTATCGCGGAAACAAGCCGAACGCAACGCGCCGGCCGACGGTCGATTATGCCAATCGCGGCATGACGCTCGAAGACGACTTAAACGCGACGAATGAATATTACCGGGAACACGGCATCGCTGTCATCCATAAAAAGCCGACCCCGGTGCAAATCGTGCGCGTCGACTATCCGAAACGGAGCGCCGCCGTCATTACCGAAGCCTACTTCCGACAAGCGTCGACGACCGACTACAACGGTGTGTACCGCGGCAAGTACATCGACTTTGAGGCGAAAGAGACAAAAAACAAAACGGCGTTTCCGCTGAAAAATTTCCACGCTCATCAAATCCGCCATATGGAGCAAGTCGTCGCCCACGGCGGCATTTGTTTTGCGATTTTGCGTTTTTCTTTGCTCAATGAAACGTATTTGCTTGACGCCTCTCATTTGATCGCTTGGTGGAACGAACAGGAAGCCGGCGGACGAAAGTCGATTCCGAAACAAGAGATTGAACAGCACGGACATTCCATTCCGCTTGGCTACCAGCCGAGAATTGATTATATTAGTGTAGTAGACAGCGTGTACTTCACTCGTTGA
- a CDS encoding YpmA family protein, with protein MESKIEVLATVKVQHSDDLYKIVDCLNRTLKRDNLMFGLALDENDKRQAIFTIYRT; from the coding sequence ATGGAAAGCAAAATCGAAGTGCTCGCTACCGTCAAAGTTCAGCACTCCGACGACTTGTACAAAATTGTCGACTGCTTGAACCGAACGCTAAAGCGCGACAATTTGATGTTTGGCCTTGCCTTGGATGAAAACGACAAGCGCCAAGCCATCTTTACGATTTATCGGACGTGA